Proteins encoded in a region of the Phycisphaerae bacterium genome:
- a CDS encoding glycyl-radical enzyme activating protein produces the protein MPETIEQLREVRGTVFDVKRFAIHDGPGIRTTVFLKGCNMTCWWCHNPESKRAEPQLFLYATRCTSCGRCVEVCPVGAHRIEGGAHTIDRARCRLCGACVTACPAGALKIVGQSRTAGEVIDEVLEDKHYYETSGGGMTISGGEPLCQAGFTHALLSLARHYGLHTCLDTNAGVDMASANGMLELVDLFLVDIKQTDPARCPEQCGVSFERIRSGLDRLARGGGKIVLRCPVIPTVNAEDDGHWSAVAELAAGCDRVVGVEYLPYHRLWISKMEGLGLRVDEARRGLTEIRADRLARIHELLGRCGKSVAKG, from the coding sequence ATGCCTGAGACGATTGAGCAACTCCGCGAGGTTCGCGGAACGGTTTTTGATGTGAAGCGGTTCGCCATCCACGACGGTCCGGGGATTCGCACCACGGTGTTCCTGAAGGGCTGCAACATGACGTGCTGGTGGTGCCACAATCCGGAGTCGAAGCGGGCGGAGCCGCAGTTGTTTTTGTATGCGACGCGGTGCACGTCGTGCGGGCGGTGCGTGGAGGTTTGTCCGGTGGGCGCGCATCGGATTGAGGGCGGCGCGCACACGATCGACCGGGCGCGGTGCCGGCTTTGCGGGGCGTGCGTGACGGCGTGTCCGGCCGGTGCGTTGAAGATTGTGGGTCAGTCGCGGACGGCGGGCGAGGTGATCGACGAGGTGCTGGAGGACAAGCACTACTACGAGACGTCGGGCGGGGGGATGACGATTTCGGGAGGCGAGCCGCTGTGCCAGGCGGGGTTTACGCACGCGCTGCTGTCGCTGGCGCGGCACTATGGGCTTCACACGTGTCTGGACACGAACGCGGGCGTCGATATGGCGTCGGCGAACGGGATGCTGGAGCTGGTGGATTTGTTTCTGGTGGACATCAAGCAGACGGATCCGGCGCGGTGCCCGGAGCAGTGCGGGGTATCGTTTGAGCGGATTCGGAGCGGTCTGGATCGGTTGGCCCGCGGCGGCGGGAAGATCGTTTTGCGGTGTCCGGTGATACCGACGGTGAACGCGGAGGACGATGGGCACTGGTCGGCGGTGGCGGAGTTGGCGGCTGGATGCGATCGGGTGGTTGGCGTGGAGTATCTGCCGTATCACCGGTTGTGGATCAGCAAGATGGAGGGGTTGGGATTGCGGGTGGACGAGGCGCGTCGCGGGTTGACGGAGATCAGGGCGGATCGGCTGGCGCGGATTCACGAGTTGCTTGGCCGCTGCGGCAAGAGCGTTGCGAAAGGATAG